In one Mycobacterium heckeshornense genomic region, the following are encoded:
- a CDS encoding SMP-30/gluconolactonase/LRE family protein, which yields MTTSPGTGRYTPVSPPQVAEGWQLERLTAPSRLFGANGLRIGPDGWIYIAQVTGSQISALDLRTGQLDTVSAKGGDIVAPDDVAFDPAGNLYATEVMDGRVSVLEPGKRPRVLRDDVPAANGITFHQGRLFISECRVGGRILEMDLGGGEPRVLLDNVPLPNAMEVGPDGLLYFPVMGTNEIWRVDLDGGEPHCVAADLGVPDAVKFDSEGYIVSTQVASGQVLRIDPRSGERSILATLSPGLDNLTFAGDRLLVSNFTGELTEIRPGGETATVLPGGLNWPLDLAIGHDGHLYIADGTVFYVLDPGAKLRTVAMLFSPGYPGFMRGVASVDAGQFVVTTSGGQVARYRPSASESQVLADGFDQLYGVAVASSGVVFAELGTGRVLLLRTGGVETLACGLCDPVGVAIAADGSALVAESGAGRVVRLTGSHPEPVVDELCRPQGIAVVGQRLYVVDADAKELVEFDLDTRARRTIAAGLPVGAPPGVMPKPLKGLPPFSGPQGPFAGIAAAPDGTLFVSADADGSVLALRPVAAGDRR from the coding sequence ATGACCACGTCGCCGGGAACGGGCCGATACACCCCGGTGAGCCCGCCGCAGGTGGCCGAAGGGTGGCAACTCGAGCGGCTCACCGCGCCCAGCAGGCTCTTCGGCGCCAACGGCCTGCGCATCGGTCCGGATGGATGGATCTATATCGCGCAGGTGACGGGCAGTCAGATCAGCGCGCTGGATCTGCGAACCGGACAGTTGGACACCGTGAGCGCCAAGGGCGGTGACATCGTCGCACCCGACGACGTTGCGTTTGACCCCGCCGGCAACCTGTACGCCACCGAGGTCATGGATGGCAGGGTGAGCGTGCTGGAGCCCGGGAAGCGGCCGCGGGTGCTGCGCGATGATGTCCCCGCCGCCAACGGTATTACATTTCACCAGGGACGGCTGTTCATCAGTGAGTGCCGCGTCGGTGGGCGCATCCTCGAAATGGACCTCGGCGGCGGTGAGCCCCGCGTGCTGCTAGACAATGTGCCGCTGCCCAACGCGATGGAAGTCGGTCCGGACGGCCTGCTGTACTTCCCGGTGATGGGTACCAACGAGATCTGGCGTGTCGATTTGGATGGCGGTGAACCCCACTGCGTCGCAGCCGATCTCGGCGTGCCGGATGCGGTGAAGTTCGATTCGGAGGGTTACATCGTCTCCACCCAGGTGGCTAGCGGACAGGTGTTGCGTATCGATCCCCGCAGCGGCGAGCGAAGCATCCTGGCTACGCTCAGCCCCGGGCTGGACAACCTCACCTTCGCCGGTGACCGGCTTTTGGTATCCAACTTCACCGGCGAGCTCACCGAGATTCGGCCCGGAGGCGAGACCGCCACGGTGTTGCCGGGCGGCCTGAACTGGCCGCTGGATCTGGCGATCGGCCACGACGGGCACCTCTACATTGCCGACGGCACCGTCTTTTATGTGCTCGATCCCGGTGCGAAGTTGCGGACCGTCGCAATGCTGTTCTCCCCCGGCTACCCCGGGTTTATGCGTGGTGTGGCGTCAGTCGACGCCGGGCAGTTCGTGGTGACCACGTCGGGTGGTCAGGTTGCCCGCTACCGGCCGTCGGCCAGCGAAAGCCAGGTGCTGGCAGACGGATTCGACCAGCTCTACGGTGTGGCCGTCGCGTCCTCTGGTGTGGTGTTCGCCGAGCTGGGCACCGGGCGAGTCCTGCTGCTGCGCACCGGCGGCGTCGAGACGCTGGCGTGCGGGCTGTGCGACCCGGTGGGCGTGGCGATCGCCGCCGACGGCTCAGCGCTGGTCGCCGAATCCGGCGCCGGGCGGGTAGTCCGGTTGACAGGCTCACACCCAGAGCCGGTGGTTGACGAATTGTGCCGCCCCCAAGGCATTGCCGTAGTCGGCCAGCGGCTATATGTCGTCGACGCCGACGCTAAGGAGCTGGTCGAGTTCGATCTGGACACCAGGGCGCGGCGCACGATTGCCGCCGGCTTGCCGGTCGGCGCCCCGCCAGGTGTGATGCCTAAACCACTCAAGGGCTTGCCGCCGTTCTCCGGCCCCCAGGGCCCGTTCGCTGGTATCGCGGCCGCACCGGACGGCACCCTATTCGTCTCCGCCGACGCGGACGGCAGCGTCCTCGCGTTACGACCAGTAGCCGCCGGGGACCGTCGATGA
- a CDS encoding GntR family transcriptional regulator translates to MTVSPTDHRYLQVARTLRKEIVDGVYPVGSQLPTEHELCQRFSVSRYTVREALRRLREDNLVVSRPRAGTLVVPRPASNSYAQDVKSINDLLAFATGTHFAIDSTAMVTVDDNLAERSGLPVGTQWLAVRGYRQAGENSAPICRTEYYINRAFAAVGRLLQRRTGPAFPLIEDLFGVSIVEVHQEIGAVVLSRELAGGLRVEPGTAGLEIRRTYQTSDGEVAQVTINTHPSSRFRHSMTMRRVRD, encoded by the coding sequence ATGACCGTCAGCCCCACCGATCATCGCTACCTTCAGGTAGCGCGCACGCTGCGCAAGGAGATCGTCGACGGAGTCTATCCGGTGGGCTCGCAGCTGCCCACCGAACACGAACTGTGCCAGCGGTTTAGCGTCAGCCGCTATACCGTGCGGGAAGCGCTGCGCCGGCTCAGGGAAGACAACCTCGTCGTGTCGCGGCCCCGGGCGGGAACACTCGTCGTTCCCCGGCCGGCCTCGAATTCTTATGCCCAGGACGTGAAGTCAATCAATGACCTACTCGCCTTCGCGACCGGCACCCACTTCGCCATCGACTCGACCGCCATGGTGACCGTCGACGACAATCTCGCCGAGCGCAGCGGCCTGCCGGTGGGCACTCAGTGGCTGGCCGTCCGCGGGTACCGGCAGGCCGGGGAAAACTCGGCACCGATTTGCCGCACCGAGTACTACATCAACCGCGCCTTCGCCGCGGTCGGCAGGCTGCTGCAACGCCGCACCGGGCCAGCTTTCCCGCTGATCGAGGACCTGTTCGGGGTGAGTATCGTCGAGGTCCATCAGGAGATCGGCGCAGTGGTGCTCTCCCGCGAGTTGGCCGGCGGCCTCAGGGTCGAGCCGGGAACCGCGGGGCTGGAAATCCGCCGCACCTATCAGACGTCAGATGGAGAGGTCGCCCAGGTGACGATCAACACGCATCCGTCCTCGCGGTTCCGGCACTCGATGACCATGCGCCGGGTCCGAGACTAA